In Musa acuminata AAA Group cultivar baxijiao chromosome BXJ3-9, Cavendish_Baxijiao_AAA, whole genome shotgun sequence, a single genomic region encodes these proteins:
- the LOC135649375 gene encoding protein tesmin/TSO1-like CXC 2: METPQRGKTGGASLSKFEDSPVFNFINNLSPIRPVKSTDSAHIAHTYQSLNFASLSSIFSSPHANPPRVTRNLTGPPSTDLSRREEFLENVGESSLCSEVSDVVRPSRFTATTQDNCNITCSFNEAAIDPPEHCPILPSTLPQSSQYDSGSPDHNTKMKFELGLGHAPAELVPFVQNDIDRRKILFTMEAGVQENHPLELNKDEVEGVQENLIFDDAEDMLIFDSFMEPVVHERGGEEVIGNDVTSFVSLLSNYTENVDQLQKTQSDIRHGPCVQDITQDLQLKCSEDSRKKKPETERGKKMLSVTHQNQVDDHKQHGIHRRCLVFEVAGISQRNIYGDSSHNQSTTLPSKSRNIFDANLKPAISPSLCAFPGIGLHLNALATTSMDRMVKNETLAPGKQLITMPCPIDPFASATTGRNSPQNSLAIEADLLTSGEIEDLQVTYDAAAKDISLGNCEELSQGSPKKKRCKSENGGESEGCKRCNCKKSKCLKLYCECFAAGVYCSEPCSCQGCFNKPIHEETVLATRKQIESRNPLAFAPKVIRTSEAGVEMRDDANKTPASTRHKRGCNCKKSNCLKKYCECYQFGVGCSISCRCEGCKNAFGRKEGVGEIEHVEEETDAYDKEKEGLDDGPQIAKVQIDERNSFGNILPITPHQSCRRSIKLPSSSSAKPPRVSKLSIGRSPGLYGSHILWKPEILLSQDKSENKINANFEDDTPTILKSNASPTTGIKIASPNRKRVSPPHIGVGLSPPNRRSCRKLILKSIPPFPSLDNDDASTEHPLSYSRNSSFSSSTVN, translated from the exons ATGGAGACGCCCCAGCGAGGCAAGACCGGCGGCGCGTCGCTCTCCAAGTTTGAG GATTCACCCGTCTTCAACTTCATCAATAATTTATCTCCTATCCGACCTGTTAAATCAACCGATTCAGCACATATTGCACATACATATCAGTCATTGaattttgcttctctttcatCTATATTTAGTTCACCACATGCCAATCCTCCAAGAGTTACCAGGAACTTGACAGG GCCTCCTTCCACAGATTTATCCAGACGTGAGGAATTTTTGGAAAATGTTGGTGAAAGTAGCCTATGCTCAGAGGTTTCTGATGTTGTTAGGCCATCGAGATTTACTGCCACCACACAGGATAATTGCAATATAACATGTTCATTCAATGAGGCTGCCATCGATCCTCCTGAGCACTGTCCAATCCTTCCAAGTACTCTTCCTCAGTCATCGCAGTATGATTCTGGTAGTCCAGATCATAACACCAAAATGAAATTTGAGTTAGGCTTAGGTCATGCACCAGCAGAACTTGTTCCTTTTGTTCAAAATGATATAGACAGACGAAAAATTTTGTTTACCATGGAGGCTGGAGTTCAGGAAAATCATCCACTTGAGCTGAACAAAGATGAAGTGGAAGGGGTTCAGGAAAATTTGATCTTTGATGATGCTGAAGATATGTTGATTTTtgattcattcatggaaccagTGGTTCATGAACGAGGAGGTGAGGAAGTCATAGGCAATGATGTGACTTCTTTTGTTTCTTTATTGTCAAATTACACAGAGAATGTTGATCAACTACAGAAAACACAATCTGATATCCGTCATGGTCCTTGTGTCCAAGATATCACCCAAGATCTTCAATTGAAATGTAGTGAAGATTCTAGGAAGAAGAAACCTGAAACAGAACGTGGCAAAAAAATGCTCTCAGTAACTCACCAAAATCAG GTTGATGACCACAAACAACATGGCATTCACAGACGCTGTTTGGTCTTTGAAGTAGCTGGTATTTCTCAAAGGAACATATATGGTGACTCAAGCCACAACCAGTCAACTACTTTACCATCCAAAAGCAGGAATATTTTTGATGCCAACTTGAAGCCTGCCATTAGTCCATCACTGTGTGCTTTTCCTGGTATTGGGTTACATCTGAATGCTCTTGCTACAACATCAATGGATAGAATGGTCAAGAATGAGACACTGGCTCCCGGAAAACAACTAATCACTATGCCATGCCCCATTGATCCCTTTGCATCAGCAACAACTGGGAGGAACAGTCCACAGAATTCCTTGGCCATTGAAGCTGATCTTTTGACCAGTGGTGAAATTGAAGACCTTCAGGTTACATATGATGCTGCTgcaaaggatatttcacttggcaATTGTGAGGAGTTAAGTCAAGGTAGTCCAAAGAAGAAAAG ATGCAAGTCAGAAAATGGAGGTGAAAGTGAAGGATGCAAGCGTTGCAACTGTAAGAAGTCCAAATGCCTGAAACT TTATTGTGAGTGTTTTGCTGCTGGAGTTTATTGTTCCGAGCCTTGTTCATGCCAAGGATGTTTTAACAAACCCATTCATGAGGAAACTGTCCTGGCTACTCGGAAGCAAATAGAATCTCGCAATCCACTTGCATTTGCCCCAAAAGTAATTCGAACATCTGAGGCTGGTGTGGAAATGAGG GATGATGCTAACAAGACTCCTGCTTCAACACGACATAAAAGAGGATGCAATTGTAAAAAGTCAAATTGTCTGAAGAAATACTGTGAATGCTATCAG TTTGGTGTTGGATGCTCAATCAGCTGCAGATGTGAAGGATGTAAAAATGCATTTGGAAGGAAAGAAG GTGTTGGAGAAATTGAACATGTGGAGGAAGAAACTGATGCTTATGACAAGGAAAAGGAAGGTCTAGATGATGGCCCACAAATTGCTAAAGTCCAAATCGATGAACGTAATTCTTTTGGAAATATATTACCCATTACACCTCACCAAAGTTGCAG GCGATCGATCAAACTGCCATCTTCTTCAAGTGCAAAGCCCCCACGAGTTAGCAAGCTTTCAATTGGACGTTCTCCTGGATTATATGGCTCTCACATACTTTGGAAGCCTGAAATCCTTCTCTCTCAAGATAAATCAGAGAACAAGATCAATGCAAATTTCGAGGATGACACTCCAACTATTCTAAAATCCAATGCATCACCCACCACCGGTATTAAGATTGCTTCACCTAATCGGAAGAGGGTCTCACCTCCACATATTGGAGTTGGCTTGTCACCACCAAACCGTAGAAGTTGCAGGAAACTGATACTGAAATCTATTCCTCCCTTCCCTTCACTCGATAACGATGATGCATCCACTGAACATCCATTGAGCTACTCCCGCAACAGCTCTTTTAGTTCATCTACTGTCAATTGA
- the LOC135648462 gene encoding non-specific lipid transfer protein GPI-anchored 15-like: MARRAFEITLALLVAAALCAPSSAQTSGCSPTLAGLSPCIGYLVGNSSSPTSTCCTQLADVVQTQTQCLCAILGGGITQLGFVLNQTQAFTLPGACKIKMSPATQCSGFTVSAPAAAPTAVPTPTASPAAAPPTDAPPAAAPPTAAQAPESVPTDSTPPVSTPPSGSGAKTTTQASMARSSTKSNTALFSFFFLLFVASCA, translated from the exons ATGGCGAGAAGAGCGTTCGAGATAACCCTGGCGTTGCTGGTTGCGGCCGCGCTTTGTGCACCGTCCTCAGCTCAAACATCTGGTTGCTCTCCTACCTTGGCCGGCCTCTCGCCCTGCATCGGCTACCTCGTCGGCAACTCGTCGTCCCCGACGTCGACGTGCTGCACTCAGCTCGCCGACGTGGTGCAGACGCAGACGCAGTGCCTGTGCGCGATCCTCGGCGGCGGAATCACCCAGCTCGGCTTCGTCCTCAACCAGACGCAGGCCTTCACGCTCCCCGGCGCCTGCAAGATCAAGATGTCTCCGGCCACCCAGTGCAGCG GTTTCACCGTGTCTGCACCAGCAGCCGCCCCGACGGCCGTGCCGACGCCCACCGCATCTCCTGCAGCAGCACCTCCCACAGACGCGCCTCCTGCAGCCGCACCTCCTACAGCCGCACAAGCACCTGAGAGTGTGCCCACTGACTCGACCCCTCCGGTCTCGACTCCTCCTTCAG GAAGTGGAGCGAAGACGACGACCCAGGCATCGATGGCAAGGAGCTCTACAAAGTCCAATActgctctcttctccttcttcttcctcctctttgtgGCTTCCTGTGCTTGA
- the LOC103999034 gene encoding FCS-Like Zinc finger 8 isoform X1, translating into MLRNRSRAVGGKQGLMSDSQPFPSPTGNSLSKPTASSLFPSPRLFRSFSSKGFADSEVAMSPTSILETRHLSSFGNLLYSDKQPKKPPCEVVSASTESKHHSRNYGRPEPIGLGLVDALNDDKAKESSKAERRMVLSGSQLRIQIPSINSNSNSLGRSMELPSSPIEFGIKNKDSQLALFSPIRRSLGHHHEVSVSSPRVFTGSISASEMELSEDYTCVISHGPNPKTTHIFDNCIVESCGEEFMPARKDNSFVPSQGYPADDFITFCYACKKILGHGKDIFMYRGEKAFCSNECRYHEMLIYEELDNHSTDSSLKSSPSFSSSHSCTMQVMRKSQTSTMEHM; encoded by the exons ATGCTGAGGAATAGATCCAGAGCAGTTGGTGGCAAACAGGGCTTGATGTCTGATTCCCAGCCCTTCCCATCTCCCACTGGCAACAGCCTCAGTAAGCCCACAGCTTCCTCCCTTTTCCCCTCTCCAAGGCTCTTTCGGAGCTTCTCTTCGAAGGGCTTCGCAGACAGTGAAGTTGCCATGAGCCCGACCTCCATACTTGAAACCAGACACTTGTCTTCCTTTGGGAATCTCTTGTACTCTGACAAGCAGCCAAAGAAGCCTCCTTGTGAGGTTGTCTCAGCCTCAACAGAGAGCAAACACCATTCTCGGAACTATGGTAGACCGGAACCCATTGGCCTTGGGTTAGTTGATGCACTCAATGATGACAAAGCCAAGGAGTCATCTAAGGCTGAGCGTAGAATGGTCCTGTCTGGCTCACAGTTAAGGATTCAGATCCCCTCCATCAACTCAAACTCCAATTCGCTGGGCAGGTCCATGGAGCTACCTAGTTCTCCGATAGAATTTGGCATCAAGAACAAGGATTCACAATTAGCTTTGTTCTCTCCCATCCGGAGATCCTTGGGCCATCACCATGAGGTGTCTGTCTCTTCCCCTCGTGTTTTCACCGGGAGCATCTCCGCGAGCGAGATGGAGCTCTCAGAGGACTACACTTGTGTGATCTCCCATGGGCCAAATCCGAAGACCACACACATATTTGACAATTGCATTGTGGAAAGCTGTGGTGAGGAATTCATGCCTGCAAGGAAGGATAATAGTTTTGTGCCAAGTCAAGGCTATCCTGCAGATGATTTCATAACCTTCTGCTATGCATGCAAGAAGATTCTTGGACACGGGAAGGATATCTTTATGTATAG AGGTGAAAAAGCATTTTGCAGCAATGAGTGCCGGTACCATGAGATGCTCATCTATGAAGAGTTGGACAATCACTCTACAGATTCATCGCTAAAGTCTAGCCCAAGCTTCTCTTCATCTCATTCGTGTACTATGCAGGTGATGAGGAAGTCGCAGACGTCGACCATGGAGCATATGTAG
- the LOC103999034 gene encoding FCS-Like Zinc finger 8 isoform X2 codes for MLRNRSRAVGGKQGLMSDSQPFPSPTGNSLSKPTASSLFPSPRLFRSFSSKGFADSEVAMSPTSILETRHLSSFGNLLYSDKQPKKPPCEVVSASTESKHHSRNYGRPEPIGLGLVDALNDDKAKESSKAERRMVLSGSQLRIQIPSINSNSNSLGRSMELPSSPIEFGIKNKDSQLALFSPIRRSLGHHHEVSVSSPRVFTGSISASEMELSEDYTCVISHGPNPKTTHIFDNCIVESCGEEFMPARKDNSFVPSQGYPADDFITFCYACKKILGHGKDIFMYSMMCRTDDTCFFQR; via the exons ATGCTGAGGAATAGATCCAGAGCAGTTGGTGGCAAACAGGGCTTGATGTCTGATTCCCAGCCCTTCCCATCTCCCACTGGCAACAGCCTCAGTAAGCCCACAGCTTCCTCCCTTTTCCCCTCTCCAAGGCTCTTTCGGAGCTTCTCTTCGAAGGGCTTCGCAGACAGTGAAGTTGCCATGAGCCCGACCTCCATACTTGAAACCAGACACTTGTCTTCCTTTGGGAATCTCTTGTACTCTGACAAGCAGCCAAAGAAGCCTCCTTGTGAGGTTGTCTCAGCCTCAACAGAGAGCAAACACCATTCTCGGAACTATGGTAGACCGGAACCCATTGGCCTTGGGTTAGTTGATGCACTCAATGATGACAAAGCCAAGGAGTCATCTAAGGCTGAGCGTAGAATGGTCCTGTCTGGCTCACAGTTAAGGATTCAGATCCCCTCCATCAACTCAAACTCCAATTCGCTGGGCAGGTCCATGGAGCTACCTAGTTCTCCGATAGAATTTGGCATCAAGAACAAGGATTCACAATTAGCTTTGTTCTCTCCCATCCGGAGATCCTTGGGCCATCACCATGAGGTGTCTGTCTCTTCCCCTCGTGTTTTCACCGGGAGCATCTCCGCGAGCGAGATGGAGCTCTCAGAGGACTACACTTGTGTGATCTCCCATGGGCCAAATCCGAAGACCACACACATATTTGACAATTGCATTGTGGAAAGCTGTGGTGAGGAATTCATGCCTGCAAGGAAGGATAATAGTTTTGTGCCAAGTCAAGGCTATCCTGCAGATGATTTCATAACCTTCTGCTATGCATGCAAGAAGATTCTTGGACACGGGAAGGATATCTTTATGTATAG TATGATGTGCAGGACTGATGATACATGTTTCTTTCAGAGGTGA